In Lycium ferocissimum isolate CSIRO_LF1 unplaced genomic scaffold, AGI_CSIRO_Lferr_CH_V1 ctg914, whole genome shotgun sequence, the genomic window CAGAATCTTGATGATCAAATTCAACCCTTGATCTTTTCGAGTGAACTTTCATGTGACCAAAAAGAGCCCTCATTGAAGCAAACCCTTTCCCACATTTCGCgcaaatatgatttttttcagTCCCTTTCTTTGAATGAGTCCTTAAGTGACCTGCAAGAGCTTTCATGGAGGGAAATTCTTTACCACATTCTTTACAGAGATTTGTCGTTTTCAAAGACCAACGCTTTAAATCAGAAACCCTCCaagattttcttggattttctcTTAAACCATAACCAATTGAGTCAACATCTTCACCATCATTAATGTTGATATCATTGTCCTTTTCTTGACTCATGCTACCATCTGAAATGCTGAAATCTTCAAGGGTATGATttgcaacttcttcttcttcttcagaaCCCATTTTGCTATCTTTCTGCTTCTTTGCAGCTGAAATCAAAGCTAAATGACCACGCATGTGACCTCCCAATGACCTGCTACTATTGCAACTCTTATCACAAAACTTGCACATATACTTTTGTTCTTGTGTTTCTTCCATTTGGGGTTCGTAAAAAGAATCTTGAAGAGGAAAGATCAGTAAGAAATGTTGAAAGAATAATGGCGGACTAAAAGGGAAAGCtcaaagaattcaagaaatcagTAATGGGAATTGTGTATTCAGAAGTAAAACTCAGATGCTCACTATATATAGGACTAAAGGAAACCCTTTTAAGTCCGCTTCTCCATTTGCCGAAAGAATAAAACAAACTAAGTTCAACTCTAACTAAATGGAGAAAATGGGTTGTtacggttttttttttgggagtttATATATATTCAGAAACCAACCAATTAGAGAGTGAGCAGAAACAGAGTTCttgaaaatcttgaattcttggtGGTATTAGTGCTTTTGCCTTTTGGTGATTTTTAAGTCTTTATATCCTATTGGACTAATAGAGGAGAAAGCCTTGCATGCAAGCAAAGATTTGACACGTCATCCTTTTTTTCGCAAAATCAATCAATAGGACAAAAAGAATAAGAAGGTCTCAAAAAAGTCTGGGCAGCTTAAATTAGTAGgagtataaaatttatatcaAGTTTCTaagataaattttcactttttaatCACCGCTAAGTTGTTGGTCAATGTGGGTGCTtaacatttttcttttaattggaCTTGGAACCGGTTAAACTTTGGAAAACTCACATGGCCAGAATTAACTCTACTTTACAACCAATTGATGGAAAGgggtaaaaaaaattgagaaattagACAAGTCACCTTGACAACCAAACAAGACAATGGTTACTAATTCCCATgggctacaaaaaaaaaaaaaaaaaaaaagaaacaaaaaaaaaaaaaaaaattcccatgGGCTTATTAAGGATTTTAAGAAAGAATTCTTACATTTTTCCTCAAGAGATAGATTCGAGATTTTAAGTCAATGATGCAAAAATTTGTACATCTACTACTCGTTTGTGACAGCAGAAGCAAGCATAGTGTGTATTGTATATAGTAAGTGTACTCCATTAATGTCTCACAGTCACTTATAGTATCGAGTTCATCTTAACCCCAATACTTATTATGCGGAATATAAAATTTATGCATAAAAATTGACTAAAACTGCAACAATTAGCaggttcaatgctaaaaactTTAAAGGTTGAATCATTGAGTTTAAATTCTGAATCTGTCGTATATTCACAATCTGGAATATATGTTGAAACAAACTTTAGGATTCTCAGTAAGGTTCAAAAAAGTTGGTTTATATGGCTGCTTTCTCCGCCTTGTCATATTCTCAAACCCATCCTTTAGGCCCCGCAAATTACTTGGATCGTGGAACTCTGATTTAGGCCCATTTGAGAATGAATGACTCGTTAGATCTTAGCTTAGAGCACCAAAATCAGCTACACTACAATCGTGTGATGTAAAGACCTTCTTTTTTGgattttatataataaaagtCCAGCCTAACCAACCCTTGTTTGAAGCAGACAAAGAGGAAGACAACTACTCACTAACACATGGAAATAAATGATTGCAAGACTAACGCCCTTTCAAGCTGGAattgattaattatttaagtctGTAATGCTGAATCTTGTACTAACCAGGAAAAGATTCTAAAAGCATCTAGCTTAAAGACTACCGACACGAAAGTAAATCAATTGAAAGGAACACCAAATTCATACCAAACTCAAAGAAAAACAGAATGTGGTCCAAAACTTAAATACCCTTCATAATCGAACAAATAAATCCTCCGACATGACAAGTAAATGATAAAAGAAGTATCCTCAATacaaaagaaacagaaaaaatCTTACATGCGACTCAGATAGTGACAACGGTGGTCTTATGACTACAATGGATAAAACGAAACAGAAATTGAAGTggtaaaaaaaatagtaaagaaTCCCAGCTGATGATTATCCGACAACTAATATCTTTAAGACCAAAACAAGCCACTCGAAAAATGCTCTTAAGCGACAGCAGGCATGTCCTTAAGCCAGGCATCAAGCGGCTTACCAATTGAGTAGACGATAAAGCCAATCTCTCTTAGTTTGTCAGCGTTCACAACATTCCTGCCATCAAAAATGAAAGCGGGTTTTTGCATGTTTTCATATATCCTCTGGTAATCAAGGGTCTTGAACTCATCCCACTCTGTGAGAATGCAAACAGCATGGGCATCCTTTGTTGCCTCGTAGGCATCCCAAGTAACACCGACTTGTTTCACGGTTGTGGGACTCATTGGCTGGAGGTGAAGGGGATGATCCCAGTCAAACTTCTTCATCGAGAGGTCCCTCTGGATTTGGTCCTCTTGCACCTGCGGATCGTATATGCTCAACCTAGCCTTATCCCCCAACAGTCCCTTGCATACATCAATAGCAGGGGTCTCACGAGTATCGCCAGTGTCCTTCTTGAAAGCAAAACCTAGAATTGCAACTTTCTTGTTTGAGACTGTGTTGAACATAGAGGCAACAACGCGATTGACAAAACGACTCTTCTGATAGTCGTTGATCTTGATAACTTGTTTCCAGTATTCAGCAACCTCAGGCAGACCATTGCACTCGCAAATGTAAACCAGGTTCAGAATATCCTTCTGGAAGCAAGATCCGCCAAAACCAACACTAGCGTTGAGGAACTTGGGACCAATCCTTGAGTCCTTACCAACAGCATATGCCACCTGTGAAACATTTGCTCCTGTAGCCTCACAGAGAGCTGACATGGCATTCACAGAAGAGATTCTTTGTGCCAAGAATGCATTGGCAGCCAACTTTGAGAGCTCAGCGGACCACAAGTTGGTGGTAATGATATTTTCTTCAGGAACCCAATGAGCATAAACATCCTTCAATGCTTGGATAGCCTTCTGGCCTCCTGGAGTTTCCCGGCCTCCAATTAGTACCCTGTCAGGTTTAAAGAGGTCTTCAATTGCAGTACCCTCTGCAAGAAATTCAGGGTTTGAGAGGATCTGGAAGTTAATTCCCTTGCTGTTGTGGGTCAAAATCTTTTCAATTGCCTCAGCAGTTTTTACTGGAACAGTTGATTTCTCAACAACTATCTTGTCAGATTTTGAGACATCGGCAATCATACGGGCTGCACTCTCCCAGTAAGTAAGATCTGCAGCCTTGCCTGCTCCAAGACCCCTTGTCTTGGTAGGAGTGTTGACAGAAACAAAAACTATATCAGCCTCACGTACATGTTTCTCCACATCTGTGCTGAAGAAGAGGTTCTTGCCCCGGCATTGCTTAACTACATCGTCAAGGCCTGGCTCATAGATAGGGAGCTGGTCACTGTTCCAGGCAGTGATGCGAGGCACAGAGATATCAACAACGGCCACTTCAATGCTGGGACATTTGAGTGCAATGACGGCCATGGTGGGGCCACCAACATATCCAGCTCCTATGCAGCAAATCTTcaccattttcctttcttcttttttaactcTGTAACATACAATAGTTCACATATTTTTTAGGCACTTCTCAAGGCCGCGAAAAATCCATCATGTCCAATAAACAACATATCAGAGAACATGCATAAACCAATCAACTAAAAGCTTTAACACGTGTATAACAGTTAACCCCTTCAGCAAATGCTTAGGTCTGATCACGACgtccataataataataattggaATATTCACCACTATCAAACTATCTGCCTAATACTTACCACAAGATCTACATTCTTAACTATAAATGTAACACCTAAACAGAAAAACTTACTGTTTCATGCATTTCTCGTTGCAGaggaaacaagaagaaaatgcaTACAAAAGATAGGTTGCCTGAACAAGAATACACTAAAAACACAACATGTCCAACTATTACAGTAAAATGGAAGAGGAAATTTTACATTCAGAGGATTACATTAACATGCAATTTCGGAACTCAACCTGATATGTTTATCAAACAACTGAAAATAAGGGCATTTCACTGATTCAACACAATTAACAAATGTCACTTTGTCAGAGGAAATGATATTCAGTAACCATGATCTTGACCAGATCTAATACAAAGACATTCAGATCATCCACTACAAATCATATTTATTTTAGATCCATCTTTGAATGATCTCAGCAAACACATAGATCTAATCAAAATCTAACAATTCATTCATGTATAAGCCAGCACTTTCATAGCTAATCAAAATCACGAAAAAGACAGCTTTTTTCCTCATATTATCTTTAAAATATCACAAAATTAACACTTTTTACCGTAAATTCAAACAATTATAGCGAGCTGACTCATAAATGCTTGCGATGCAATACACCAAATCATGTAAATCAACTATTTCCCTCAATTGACCTTAAAAATACAACACAAATTCTCACTTCTTGATCTATGAAGtcgaacaaatatataaaagCTGAATCATAAATGCTTGCAATGTTATACACAGAGCTTTGTAAATCAACTTTTCCCCCTCAAATTAACCTTAAAAATACAACCAAAATCACACCTTTTGATCTACAAAATCCAACAAATATAACAAGCTGAGTAATAAATGCTTGCAATCATGTAATTTCAGCTATTTTCCTCACACTAACCTTATAAATACCACAAAATTCACAATTTTGATCTACAAAATCCAACAAATATAGCAAGCTGAGAATAAAAAGAAGGATTGCGAGGTACTAATACACAATATCTTGTAACTGCAAAGAGCGTAACTGAAATTAAGAAAGGAATAAGAAAAGCAATTGGAAAATTCGTACCTGTGAGATGAATTTTACGACAAaatgaaaagaggaaaaaaatggatCTGTAAGTGTGTTATGAAGGAGAAGAGAGCGGGTACGTTCTATATATAGTAGTTGCAGATCTAAGATCTGTAAGAGTGTGAGTCTTTAATAAGGGAactttttgaggaaaataatttaaaattttaaataaataaatttactaCTTTTTCACGTTTTCGGCACTGATGTGGAGAGATC contains:
- the LOC132046038 gene encoding UDP-glucose 6-dehydrogenase 3; its protein translation is MVKICCIGAGYVGGPTMAVIALKCPSIEVAVVDISVPRITAWNSDQLPIYEPGLDDVVKQCRGKNLFFSTDVEKHVREADIVFVSVNTPTKTRGLGAGKAADLTYWESAARMIADVSKSDKIVVEKSTVPVKTAEAIEKILTHNSKGINFQILSNPEFLAEGTAIEDLFKPDRVLIGGRETPGGQKAIQALKDVYAHWVPEENIITTNLWSAELSKLAANAFLAQRISSVNAMSALCEATGANVSQVAYAVGKDSRIGPKFLNASVGFGGSCFQKDILNLVYICECNGLPEVAEYWKQVIKINDYQKSRFVNRVVASMFNTVSNKKVAILGFAFKKDTGDTRETPAIDVCKGLLGDKARLSIYDPQVQEDQIQRDLSMKKFDWDHPLHLQPMSPTTVKQVGVTWDAYEATKDAHAVCILTEWDEFKTLDYQRIYENMQKPAFIFDGRNVVNADKLREIGFIVYSIGKPLDAWLKDMPAVA